Proteins from a single region of Strix aluco isolate bStrAlu1 chromosome 18, bStrAlu1.hap1, whole genome shotgun sequence:
- the OGFOD2 gene encoding 2-oxoglutarate and iron-dependent oxygenase domain-containing protein 2 isoform X3: protein MSAGRPFLACACFFSDNIFVGRYGLHVQYRDEGQLRRDHGRALRERGCRSEEDFRAALREVSAASPIEAEVQRRKQLIHQSVERKAIISKCYKRKHPEVYLLQDSFLAPDFLEIVRYCTSPDAHLHGLLRYIESFSDKRIYRLPVFTEEFCQAFVDELENFEQSDMPKGRPNTMNNYGVLLNELGMDETFITPLREKYLQPITALLYPDLGGACLDSHKAFVVKYSLHEDLDLSSHYDNAEVTLNVSLGKDFTEGNLYFGDFSQEPTPVPKYIEIQHVGAQGLLHRGGQIHGALPIASGERWNLIIWMRSSAIRNRLCPMCNKKPELVEAEGFGDGFTETPEDDVPKTVNLCSLW, encoded by the exons ATGTCCGCGGGCCGCCCGTTCCTGGCCTGCGCCTGCTTCTTCTCGGACAACATCTTCGTGGGGCGCTACGGGCTGCACGTCCAGTACCGGGACGAGGGGCAGCTCCGCCGCGACCACGGGCGG GCGctgcgggagcggggctgccggaGCGAGGAGGACTTCAGAGCCGCGCTGCGGGAGGTGAGCGCGGCCTCGCCG ATTGAGGCAGaagtgcagagaagaaaacagttaaTTCATCAGTCTGTGGAACGCAAAGCCATCATCTCAAAGTGCTACAAACGGAAACACCCAGAAGTGTACCTTCTGCAG GATTCATTCCTGGCCCCAGATTTTCTAGAAATCGTGAGATACTGCACATCACCAGATGCCCATCTCCATGGCCTCCTGCGCTACATCGAGTCCTTCTCAG ATAAGAGGATCTATCGACTCCCAGTGTTCACAGAGGAGTTCTGCCAAGCCTTTGTGGATGAGCTGGAGAACTTTGAGCAGTCGGATATGCCTAAAGGCAGGCCCAACACTATGAATAACTATGGG GTTTTGCTAAATGAGCTTGGGATGGATGAAACCTTCATCACGCCCCTGCGTGAAAAATACCTGCAGCCCATAACGGCGCTGCTTTATCCCGACTTGGGGGGTGCTTGTCTGGACAGCCATAAGGCGTTTGTTGTCAAGTACTCGCTACACGAAGATCTGGATTTGAGCTCTCACTATGACAATGCAGAAGTCACCTTAAACGTTTCACTGGGAAAAGACTTCACAGAAGGCAACTTGTACTTTGGGGATTTCAGCCAG GAGCCTACCCCTGTGCCAAAGTACATAGAGATCCAACATGTGGGAGCCCAGGGGCTGTTACACCGAGGAGGGCAGATCCACGGGGCACTTCCCATTGCCTCCGGGGAACGCTGGAACCTCATTATTTGGATGAGATCATCCGCCATCCGCAACCGGCTCTGCCCTATGTGCAACAAGAAACCTGAGCTGGTGGAAGCAGAGGGGTTTGGAGATGGCTTCACAGAAACCCCGGAGGATGACGTGCCCAAGACTGTGAATCTCTGTTCCTTGTGGTAG
- the ARL6IP4 gene encoding ADP-ribosylation factor-like protein 6-interacting protein 4 yields MMAHSQSRKRSRSRSKSNSRSRQERKEKKRRKSSKDLCQGSSSPPKKKRTSGSHRHKSSSAAAGEEKKKERKDKKKRKASTSSSETASSSTSSSSSSSSSSSSSDDSSDSDSKTKKSRHGKKKRAKQKDKKKKKKKKKRLKKKSKKKSKEGAKEEKAKGEVVPGPSLEQWQKESLVDSGPVLTDEQKSRIQAMKPMTKEEWDARQSVIRRVVDPETGRTRLIKGDGEVLEEIVSKERHKEINKQATRGDGLAFQARTGLLQ; encoded by the exons ATGATGGCCCACAGCCAGTCTCGGAAGCGATCGCGAAGCAGGAGCAAAAGCAATTCTCGGAGCagacaggagaggaaggagaagaagaggaggaaaagcagcaaggACTTAtgccagggcagcagctctcCTCCGAAGAAGAAGCGGACCTCTGGGTCTCACAGACACAAGTCGAGCTCAGCGGCAGCTGGTGAAG aaaagaagaaggaaagaaaggacaaaaagaagaggaaggcaaGTACCTCTTCCTCTGAGACAGCGTCTTCATCTACCagttcctcctcatcttcctcttcctccagctcctcttCTGATGACTCCAGTGACAGTGactccaaaacaaagaaaagtcgACATGGCAAAAAAAAGCGAGcgaaacagaaagacaaaaagaagaagaagaagaagaagaagagactaaagaagaaatcaaagaagAAGTCAAAGGAAGGGGCTAAGGAGGAGAAAGCCAAGGGGGAAGTGGTGCCTGGCCCCTCACTGGAGCAGTGGCAGAAGGAATCGCTGGTGGACTCTGGACCAG TTTTGACAGACGAACAAAAATCCCGAATCCAGGCTATGAAGCCAATGACAAAGGAAGAATGGGATGCGAGGCAGAGTGTCATAAGGAGAGTCGTGGATCCTGAAACGGGGAGAACCAG GCTTATTAAGGGAGACGGAGAAGTGCTGGAAGAAATTGTCAGCAAGGAGAGGCACAAGGAGATTAACAAG CAAGCCACGCGGGGGGACGGCCTGGCCTTCCAGGCGAGGACGGGGCTGCTGCAGTGA
- the OGFOD2 gene encoding 2-oxoglutarate and iron-dependent oxygenase domain-containing protein 2 isoform X4 codes for MSAGRPFLACACFFSDNIFVGRYGLHVQYRDEGQLRRDHGRALRERGCRSEEDFRAALREIEAEVQRRKQLIHQSVERKAIISKCYKRKHPEVYLLQDSFLAPDFLEIVRYCTSPDAHLHGLLRYIESFSDKRIYRLPVFTEEFCQAFVDELENFEQSDMPKGRPNTMNNYGVLLNELGMDETFITPLREKYLQPITALLYPDLGGACLDSHKAFVVKYSLHEDLDLSSHYDNAEVTLNVSLGKDFTEGNLYFGDFSQEPTPVPKYIEIQHVGAQGLLHRGGQIHGALPIASGERWNLIIWMRSSAIRNRLCPMCNKKPELVEAEGFGDGFTETPEDDVPKTVNLCSLW; via the exons ATGTCCGCGGGCCGCCCGTTCCTGGCCTGCGCCTGCTTCTTCTCGGACAACATCTTCGTGGGGCGCTACGGGCTGCACGTCCAGTACCGGGACGAGGGGCAGCTCCGCCGCGACCACGGGCGG GCGctgcgggagcggggctgccggaGCGAGGAGGACTTCAGAGCCGCGCTGCGGGAG ATTGAGGCAGaagtgcagagaagaaaacagttaaTTCATCAGTCTGTGGAACGCAAAGCCATCATCTCAAAGTGCTACAAACGGAAACACCCAGAAGTGTACCTTCTGCAG GATTCATTCCTGGCCCCAGATTTTCTAGAAATCGTGAGATACTGCACATCACCAGATGCCCATCTCCATGGCCTCCTGCGCTACATCGAGTCCTTCTCAG ATAAGAGGATCTATCGACTCCCAGTGTTCACAGAGGAGTTCTGCCAAGCCTTTGTGGATGAGCTGGAGAACTTTGAGCAGTCGGATATGCCTAAAGGCAGGCCCAACACTATGAATAACTATGGG GTTTTGCTAAATGAGCTTGGGATGGATGAAACCTTCATCACGCCCCTGCGTGAAAAATACCTGCAGCCCATAACGGCGCTGCTTTATCCCGACTTGGGGGGTGCTTGTCTGGACAGCCATAAGGCGTTTGTTGTCAAGTACTCGCTACACGAAGATCTGGATTTGAGCTCTCACTATGACAATGCAGAAGTCACCTTAAACGTTTCACTGGGAAAAGACTTCACAGAAGGCAACTTGTACTTTGGGGATTTCAGCCAG GAGCCTACCCCTGTGCCAAAGTACATAGAGATCCAACATGTGGGAGCCCAGGGGCTGTTACACCGAGGAGGGCAGATCCACGGGGCACTTCCCATTGCCTCCGGGGAACGCTGGAACCTCATTATTTGGATGAGATCATCCGCCATCCGCAACCGGCTCTGCCCTATGTGCAACAAGAAACCTGAGCTGGTGGAAGCAGAGGGGTTTGGAGATGGCTTCACAGAAACCCCGGAGGATGACGTGCCCAAGACTGTGAATCTCTGTTCCTTGTGGTAG
- the OGFOD2 gene encoding 2-oxoglutarate and iron-dependent oxygenase domain-containing protein 2 isoform X2, with protein sequence MSAGRPFLACACFFSDNIFVGRYGLHVQYRDEGQLRRDHGRALRERGCRSEEDFRAALREIEAEVQRRKQLIHQSVERKAIISKCYKRKHPEVYLLQDSFLAPDFLEIVRYCTSPDAHLHGLLRYIESFSGVSGEAVLCSSYALDKRIYRLPVFTEEFCQAFVDELENFEQSDMPKGRPNTMNNYGVLLNELGMDETFITPLREKYLQPITALLYPDLGGACLDSHKAFVVKYSLHEDLDLSSHYDNAEVTLNVSLGKDFTEGNLYFGDFSQEPTPVPKYIEIQHVGAQGLLHRGGQIHGALPIASGERWNLIIWMRSSAIRNRLCPMCNKKPELVEAEGFGDGFTETPEDDVPKTVNLCSLW encoded by the exons ATGTCCGCGGGCCGCCCGTTCCTGGCCTGCGCCTGCTTCTTCTCGGACAACATCTTCGTGGGGCGCTACGGGCTGCACGTCCAGTACCGGGACGAGGGGCAGCTCCGCCGCGACCACGGGCGG GCGctgcgggagcggggctgccggaGCGAGGAGGACTTCAGAGCCGCGCTGCGGGAG ATTGAGGCAGaagtgcagagaagaaaacagttaaTTCATCAGTCTGTGGAACGCAAAGCCATCATCTCAAAGTGCTACAAACGGAAACACCCAGAAGTGTACCTTCTGCAG GATTCATTCCTGGCCCCAGATTTTCTAGAAATCGTGAGATACTGCACATCACCAGATGCCCATCTCCATGGCCTCCTGCGCTACATCGAGTCCTTCTCAG GAGTCTCTGGAGAGGCAGTATTGTGCAGCAGTTATGCTCTGG ATAAGAGGATCTATCGACTCCCAGTGTTCACAGAGGAGTTCTGCCAAGCCTTTGTGGATGAGCTGGAGAACTTTGAGCAGTCGGATATGCCTAAAGGCAGGCCCAACACTATGAATAACTATGGG GTTTTGCTAAATGAGCTTGGGATGGATGAAACCTTCATCACGCCCCTGCGTGAAAAATACCTGCAGCCCATAACGGCGCTGCTTTATCCCGACTTGGGGGGTGCTTGTCTGGACAGCCATAAGGCGTTTGTTGTCAAGTACTCGCTACACGAAGATCTGGATTTGAGCTCTCACTATGACAATGCAGAAGTCACCTTAAACGTTTCACTGGGAAAAGACTTCACAGAAGGCAACTTGTACTTTGGGGATTTCAGCCAG GAGCCTACCCCTGTGCCAAAGTACATAGAGATCCAACATGTGGGAGCCCAGGGGCTGTTACACCGAGGAGGGCAGATCCACGGGGCACTTCCCATTGCCTCCGGGGAACGCTGGAACCTCATTATTTGGATGAGATCATCCGCCATCCGCAACCGGCTCTGCCCTATGTGCAACAAGAAACCTGAGCTGGTGGAAGCAGAGGGGTTTGGAGATGGCTTCACAGAAACCCCGGAGGATGACGTGCCCAAGACTGTGAATCTCTGTTCCTTGTGGTAG
- the OGFOD2 gene encoding 2-oxoglutarate and iron-dependent oxygenase domain-containing protein 2 isoform X6, with the protein MPKGRPNTMNNYGVLLNELGMDETFITPLREKYLQPITALLYPDLGGACLDSHKAFVVKYSLHEDLDLSSHYDNAEVTLNVSLGKDFTEGNLYFGDFSQEPTPVPKYIEIQHVGAQGLLHRGGQIHGALPIASGERWNLIIWMRSSAIRNRLCPMCNKKPELVEAEGFGDGFTETPEDDVPKTVNLCSLW; encoded by the exons ATGCCTAAAGGCAGGCCCAACACTATGAATAACTATGGG GTTTTGCTAAATGAGCTTGGGATGGATGAAACCTTCATCACGCCCCTGCGTGAAAAATACCTGCAGCCCATAACGGCGCTGCTTTATCCCGACTTGGGGGGTGCTTGTCTGGACAGCCATAAGGCGTTTGTTGTCAAGTACTCGCTACACGAAGATCTGGATTTGAGCTCTCACTATGACAATGCAGAAGTCACCTTAAACGTTTCACTGGGAAAAGACTTCACAGAAGGCAACTTGTACTTTGGGGATTTCAGCCAG GAGCCTACCCCTGTGCCAAAGTACATAGAGATCCAACATGTGGGAGCCCAGGGGCTGTTACACCGAGGAGGGCAGATCCACGGGGCACTTCCCATTGCCTCCGGGGAACGCTGGAACCTCATTATTTGGATGAGATCATCCGCCATCCGCAACCGGCTCTGCCCTATGTGCAACAAGAAACCTGAGCTGGTGGAAGCAGAGGGGTTTGGAGATGGCTTCACAGAAACCCCGGAGGATGACGTGCCCAAGACTGTGAATCTCTGTTCCTTGTGGTAG
- the OGFOD2 gene encoding 2-oxoglutarate and iron-dependent oxygenase domain-containing protein 2 isoform X5 — MSAGRPFLACACFFSDNIFVGRYGLHVQYRDEGQLRRDHGRIEAEVQRRKQLIHQSVERKAIISKCYKRKHPEVYLLQDSFLAPDFLEIVRYCTSPDAHLHGLLRYIESFSGVSGEAVLCSSYALDKRIYRLPVFTEEFCQAFVDELENFEQSDMPKGRPNTMNNYGVLLNELGMDETFITPLREKYLQPITALLYPDLGGACLDSHKAFVVKYSLHEDLDLSSHYDNAEVTLNVSLGKDFTEGNLYFGDFSQEPTPVPKYIEIQHVGAQGLLHRGGQIHGALPIASGERWNLIIWMRSSAIRNRLCPMCNKKPELVEAEGFGDGFTETPEDDVPKTVNLCSLW, encoded by the exons ATGTCCGCGGGCCGCCCGTTCCTGGCCTGCGCCTGCTTCTTCTCGGACAACATCTTCGTGGGGCGCTACGGGCTGCACGTCCAGTACCGGGACGAGGGGCAGCTCCGCCGCGACCACGGGCGG ATTGAGGCAGaagtgcagagaagaaaacagttaaTTCATCAGTCTGTGGAACGCAAAGCCATCATCTCAAAGTGCTACAAACGGAAACACCCAGAAGTGTACCTTCTGCAG GATTCATTCCTGGCCCCAGATTTTCTAGAAATCGTGAGATACTGCACATCACCAGATGCCCATCTCCATGGCCTCCTGCGCTACATCGAGTCCTTCTCAG GAGTCTCTGGAGAGGCAGTATTGTGCAGCAGTTATGCTCTGG ATAAGAGGATCTATCGACTCCCAGTGTTCACAGAGGAGTTCTGCCAAGCCTTTGTGGATGAGCTGGAGAACTTTGAGCAGTCGGATATGCCTAAAGGCAGGCCCAACACTATGAATAACTATGGG GTTTTGCTAAATGAGCTTGGGATGGATGAAACCTTCATCACGCCCCTGCGTGAAAAATACCTGCAGCCCATAACGGCGCTGCTTTATCCCGACTTGGGGGGTGCTTGTCTGGACAGCCATAAGGCGTTTGTTGTCAAGTACTCGCTACACGAAGATCTGGATTTGAGCTCTCACTATGACAATGCAGAAGTCACCTTAAACGTTTCACTGGGAAAAGACTTCACAGAAGGCAACTTGTACTTTGGGGATTTCAGCCAG GAGCCTACCCCTGTGCCAAAGTACATAGAGATCCAACATGTGGGAGCCCAGGGGCTGTTACACCGAGGAGGGCAGATCCACGGGGCACTTCCCATTGCCTCCGGGGAACGCTGGAACCTCATTATTTGGATGAGATCATCCGCCATCCGCAACCGGCTCTGCCCTATGTGCAACAAGAAACCTGAGCTGGTGGAAGCAGAGGGGTTTGGAGATGGCTTCACAGAAACCCCGGAGGATGACGTGCCCAAGACTGTGAATCTCTGTTCCTTGTGGTAG
- the OGFOD2 gene encoding 2-oxoglutarate and iron-dependent oxygenase domain-containing protein 2 isoform X1, producing the protein MSAGRPFLACACFFSDNIFVGRYGLHVQYRDEGQLRRDHGRALRERGCRSEEDFRAALREVSAASPIEAEVQRRKQLIHQSVERKAIISKCYKRKHPEVYLLQDSFLAPDFLEIVRYCTSPDAHLHGLLRYIESFSGVSGEAVLCSSYALDKRIYRLPVFTEEFCQAFVDELENFEQSDMPKGRPNTMNNYGVLLNELGMDETFITPLREKYLQPITALLYPDLGGACLDSHKAFVVKYSLHEDLDLSSHYDNAEVTLNVSLGKDFTEGNLYFGDFSQEPTPVPKYIEIQHVGAQGLLHRGGQIHGALPIASGERWNLIIWMRSSAIRNRLCPMCNKKPELVEAEGFGDGFTETPEDDVPKTVNLCSLW; encoded by the exons ATGTCCGCGGGCCGCCCGTTCCTGGCCTGCGCCTGCTTCTTCTCGGACAACATCTTCGTGGGGCGCTACGGGCTGCACGTCCAGTACCGGGACGAGGGGCAGCTCCGCCGCGACCACGGGCGG GCGctgcgggagcggggctgccggaGCGAGGAGGACTTCAGAGCCGCGCTGCGGGAGGTGAGCGCGGCCTCGCCG ATTGAGGCAGaagtgcagagaagaaaacagttaaTTCATCAGTCTGTGGAACGCAAAGCCATCATCTCAAAGTGCTACAAACGGAAACACCCAGAAGTGTACCTTCTGCAG GATTCATTCCTGGCCCCAGATTTTCTAGAAATCGTGAGATACTGCACATCACCAGATGCCCATCTCCATGGCCTCCTGCGCTACATCGAGTCCTTCTCAG GAGTCTCTGGAGAGGCAGTATTGTGCAGCAGTTATGCTCTGG ATAAGAGGATCTATCGACTCCCAGTGTTCACAGAGGAGTTCTGCCAAGCCTTTGTGGATGAGCTGGAGAACTTTGAGCAGTCGGATATGCCTAAAGGCAGGCCCAACACTATGAATAACTATGGG GTTTTGCTAAATGAGCTTGGGATGGATGAAACCTTCATCACGCCCCTGCGTGAAAAATACCTGCAGCCCATAACGGCGCTGCTTTATCCCGACTTGGGGGGTGCTTGTCTGGACAGCCATAAGGCGTTTGTTGTCAAGTACTCGCTACACGAAGATCTGGATTTGAGCTCTCACTATGACAATGCAGAAGTCACCTTAAACGTTTCACTGGGAAAAGACTTCACAGAAGGCAACTTGTACTTTGGGGATTTCAGCCAG GAGCCTACCCCTGTGCCAAAGTACATAGAGATCCAACATGTGGGAGCCCAGGGGCTGTTACACCGAGGAGGGCAGATCCACGGGGCACTTCCCATTGCCTCCGGGGAACGCTGGAACCTCATTATTTGGATGAGATCATCCGCCATCCGCAACCGGCTCTGCCCTATGTGCAACAAGAAACCTGAGCTGGTGGAAGCAGAGGGGTTTGGAGATGGCTTCACAGAAACCCCGGAGGATGACGTGCCCAAGACTGTGAATCTCTGTTCCTTGTGGTAG